In Montipora capricornis isolate CH-2021 chromosome 4, ASM3666992v2, whole genome shotgun sequence, a single genomic region encodes these proteins:
- the LOC138045099 gene encoding serine/threonine/tyrosine-interacting-like protein 1 isoform X1 yields MSSAGTTLCECTEVYNILNQAGQYPRLSDPNYLLLLDTREIHDYNESHVITAKYAPRNDIGAFTVPHDAELETKEHVVVYDSKTSSLKDKNSTALSCARLMWEMGSRNPIKIIKGGFEKFSAQYPFLRTQKITYMPRELDVIKTYPVEIIPGFLYVATFQQSQDHRIIKDLKVKANVIVTNGTDSIFSPDSMTLGRGDKRVKQVFIVPIEDNGDEDLYSHLTDIVGFIDDHQTQDGCTVLLSSILGISRSVTVAIAYYMWSKKLSLKDSYNHVKKCRKNMQPTRGFIEQLSRWEEKLFGSIVTDITEPNY; encoded by the exons ATGTCGTCAGCAGGGACTACTCTGTGCGAATGCACAGAGGTTTATAACATTCTCAATCAG GCAGGGCAGTATCCAAGACTAAGTGATCCAAATTATCTCCTCCTTTTAG ATACAAGAGAAATTCACGACTACAATGAAAGCCATGTTATAACAGCTAAGTATGCTCCAAGG AATGACATTGGTGCATTTACAGTTCCCCATGATGCTGAgctggaaacaaaagaacatgttGTAGTTTACGATAGTAAAACAAGTTCACTTAAAGACAAAA ATAGTACTGCACTTTCTTGTGCAAGGCTTATGTGGGAGATGGGCAGCAGGAATCCTATCAAAATTATTAAAG GTGGATTCGAAAAATTTTCTGCTCAATACCCCTTTCTCAGAACTCAAAAGATTACCTACATGCCAAGG GAATTGGATGTGATTAAAACCTACCCAGTGGAGATCATTCCTGGTTTTCTTTATGTGGCCACATTCCAACAGTCCCAGGACCACAGAATTATCAAGGATCTCAAAGTCAAAGCAAATGTGATCGTCACAAATGGAACAGACTCGAT tTTTTCTCCAGATAGTATGACTCTTGGACGAGGTGACAAGAGAGTAAAGCAAGTTTTTATTGTTCCAATAGAGGATAATGGTGACGAAGATCTCTATTCACACTTAACAGACATTGTTGGTTTTATCG ATGATCATCAGACTCAAGATGGCTGCACAGTCCTTCTGAGTTCCATCCTGGGGATAAGTCGCAGTGTAACGGTGGCAATAGCTTATTACATGTGGAGTAAGAAGCTTTCCCTTAAG GATTCGTACAATCACGTtaagaaatgcagaaaaaatATGCAGCCAACGCGGGGATTTATTGAGCAGTTATCACGCTGGGAAGAAAAGCtgtttggttctattgttactGATATCACAGAGCCAAATTATTAA
- the LOC138045099 gene encoding serine/threonine/tyrosine-interacting-like protein 1 isoform X2, translating to MSSAGTTLCECTEVYNILNQAGQYPRLSDPNYLLLLDTREIHDYNESHVITAKYAPRNDIGAFTVPHDAELETKEHVVVYDSKTSSLKDKNSTALSCARLMWEMGSRNPIKIIKGGFEKFSAQYPFLRTQKITYMPRNGTCAQLLMNNLWNLIKGILFNSELANIAHVSFSPDSMTLGRGDKRVKQVFIVPIEDNGDEDLYSHLTDIVGFIDDHQTQDGCTVLLSSILGISRSVTVAIAYYMWSKKLSLKDSYNHVKKCRKNMQPTRGFIEQLSRWEEKLFGSIVTDITEPNY from the exons ATGTCGTCAGCAGGGACTACTCTGTGCGAATGCACAGAGGTTTATAACATTCTCAATCAG GCAGGGCAGTATCCAAGACTAAGTGATCCAAATTATCTCCTCCTTTTAG ATACAAGAGAAATTCACGACTACAATGAAAGCCATGTTATAACAGCTAAGTATGCTCCAAGG AATGACATTGGTGCATTTACAGTTCCCCATGATGCTGAgctggaaacaaaagaacatgttGTAGTTTACGATAGTAAAACAAGTTCACTTAAAGACAAAA ATAGTACTGCACTTTCTTGTGCAAGGCTTATGTGGGAGATGGGCAGCAGGAATCCTATCAAAATTATTAAAG GTGGATTCGAAAAATTTTCTGCTCAATACCCCTTTCTCAGAACTCAAAAGATTACCTACATGCCAAGG AATGGCACTTGTGCTCAGCTACTCATGAATAACCTTTGGAACTTAATAAAAGGAATATTATTTAACTCAGAGCTTGCCAATATTGCACATGTAAG tTTTTCTCCAGATAGTATGACTCTTGGACGAGGTGACAAGAGAGTAAAGCAAGTTTTTATTGTTCCAATAGAGGATAATGGTGACGAAGATCTCTATTCACACTTAACAGACATTGTTGGTTTTATCG ATGATCATCAGACTCAAGATGGCTGCACAGTCCTTCTGAGTTCCATCCTGGGGATAAGTCGCAGTGTAACGGTGGCAATAGCTTATTACATGTGGAGTAAGAAGCTTTCCCTTAAG GATTCGTACAATCACGTtaagaaatgcagaaaaaatATGCAGCCAACGCGGGGATTTATTGAGCAGTTATCACGCTGGGAAGAAAAGCtgtttggttctattgttactGATATCACAGAGCCAAATTATTAA
- the LOC138045101 gene encoding malate dehydrogenase, mitochondrial-like, whose translation MLNRINQIFRRKLSSKYSFFRMLSRTASRLRGASKAVRSFSVASQHQQKVAVLGAAGGIGQPMSLLMKQSPAISHLALYDIVNTPGVVADISHINTSAKVTSHQGPDDLKSALEGCAAVVIPAGVPRKPGMTRDDLFNTNASIVQTLAEACAKYCPKAIICIISNPVNSTVPIASEVYKKAGVFDPARILGVTTLDIVRANAFVAEAKGVNVDDVNVPVIGGHSGITILPLLSQTTPKVSFTDEEVEKLTDRIQNAGTEVVNAKAGSGSATLSMAYAGTKFVTSVLEALNGKSGVVECAFVQSDVCGTGYFASPVELGPNGVKSNLGIGDLSGYEKKKLEEVIPELKKNIKKGEDFVSGK comes from the exons ATGCTCAATCGGATCAACCAAATCTTCCGAAGAAAGTTGTCCAGCAAATATTCGTTCTTTAGGATGCTTTCAAGAACCGCGTCTCGTTTGCGAGGAGCTAGCAAGGCAGTGAGAAGCTTTTCTGTGGCCTCTCAG CATCAACAGAAAGTTGCGGTACTTGGTGCAGCCGGAGGAATTGGTCAGCCTATGTCACTGTTAATGAAACAGTCACCAGCTATCAGCCATTTGGCATTGTATGATATTGTAAACACGCCAG GTGTCGTAGCTGATATCAGTCATATCAATACCTCTGCCAAG GTGACCAGTCATCAAGGACCTGATGATCTCAAAAGTGCCCTGGAGGGGTGTGCAGCTGTAGTCATCCCTGCTGGTGTTCCTAGAAAGCCGG GAATGACACGTGATGATCTTTTCAACACAAATGCATCTATTGTCCAAACACTTGCGGAAGCTTGTGCCAA ATATTGTCCAAAAGCTATTATATGCATCATCTCAAATCCT gtAAATTCCACAGTACCCATTGCAAGTGAAGTTTACAAAAAGGCAGGCGTGTTTGACCCTGCAAG GATCTTGGGGGTTACAACGCTGGACATTGTGAGAGCAAATGCATTTGTTGCAGAAGCCAAG ggtGTAAATGTGGACGATGTGAATGTTCCAGTCATTGGTGGTCACTCTGGTATTACAATACTGCCTCTCTTGTCACAA acaacaccaaaagtgtcatTTACAGATGAAGAAGTAGAAAAACTCACAGATCGTATTCAGAATGCTGGCACTGAAGTGGTCAATGCCAAAGCCGGATCT GGATCTGCTACACTTTCAATGGCATATGCTGGTACTAAATTTGTCACATCG GTTCTTGAGGCCCTTAATGGCAAGAGTGGCGTAGTTGAGTGTGCATTTGTACAATCCGATGTCTGTGGGACGGGTTATTTTGCTTCACCTGTTGAACTTGGG cCAAATGGCGTGAAAAGTAATCTTGGAATCGGCGATCTTTCTGGCTATGAGAAAAAGAAGCT